One Gaiella occulta genomic region harbors:
- a CDS encoding adenine phosphoribosyltransferase codes for MDLAELIRDVPDFPSAGIVFKDVMPLLADPAAFRETIDRLAAWAGPRTPDIILGAEARGFIFGGALAYALGCGFVAARKPGKLPWKTVEATYALEYGTDSLQVHADAVAEGTRVIVLDDVLATGGTAKAKVDLVEQLGGTVVGALFVIELTFLHGRERLSGYDVHALIAV; via the coding sequence ATCGATCTCGCCGAGCTCATCCGCGACGTGCCGGACTTCCCGTCCGCGGGGATCGTGTTCAAGGACGTGATGCCGCTGCTCGCCGACCCCGCTGCGTTCCGGGAGACGATCGACCGGCTCGCCGCCTGGGCCGGGCCACGCACGCCGGACATCATCCTCGGTGCGGAGGCGCGTGGGTTCATCTTCGGCGGCGCCCTCGCCTACGCGCTCGGCTGCGGCTTCGTGGCCGCGCGCAAGCCCGGGAAGCTGCCGTGGAAGACCGTCGAGGCCACGTACGCGCTCGAGTACGGCACCGACTCCCTGCAGGTGCATGCCGACGCGGTCGCGGAGGGCACGCGCGTCATCGTGCTCGACGACGTGCTCGCCACGGGAGGGACGGCGAAGGCCAAGGTCGATCTCGTCGAGCAGCTCGGCGGCACCGTCGTGGGCGCGCTGTTCGTCATCGAGCTGACGTTCCTGCACGGCCGCGAGCGGCTTTCCGGCTACGACGTGCACGCGCTCATCGCCGTCTGA
- a CDS encoding MerR family transcriptional regulator: MTTTTESGTGAATRLHTIGAVCERLRAEFPDISISKIRYLEDQGLLAPKRTRAGYRLFSEADVERLVTILRLQRDEFLPLRVIRDELRSPSADRAKRRAAGIAGVEDEIDMQELCGRAGVSIEFARQLEEYGLLAPRIEAGERLYRESEADIALACAKIARYGVDARHLRAFRTAAGRQSALIEQVVAPGLRSRNLERRKAALADLDMLAGVAQELAQLLLTRDLREVAER, encoded by the coding sequence ATGACGACGACGACGGAGAGCGGCACGGGCGCCGCCACGCGACTGCACACGATCGGCGCCGTGTGCGAGCGGCTGCGCGCCGAGTTCCCCGACATCTCGATCTCGAAGATCCGCTACCTCGAGGACCAGGGGCTGCTCGCCCCCAAGCGCACGCGCGCCGGCTACCGCCTCTTCTCGGAGGCGGACGTCGAGCGCCTCGTCACGATCCTGCGGCTCCAGCGAGACGAGTTCCTGCCGCTGCGCGTGATCCGCGACGAGCTGCGCTCGCCGAGCGCCGACCGCGCGAAGCGCCGCGCAGCCGGCATCGCCGGCGTCGAGGACGAGATCGACATGCAGGAGCTGTGCGGGCGCGCCGGCGTCAGCATCGAGTTCGCGCGCCAGCTCGAGGAGTACGGGCTGTTGGCGCCGCGCATCGAAGCCGGCGAGCGCCTTTACCGCGAGAGCGAAGCGGACATCGCGCTCGCGTGTGCGAAGATCGCCCGCTACGGCGTCGACGCCCGCCATCTGCGCGCCTTCCGGACGGCCGCCGGCCGCCAGTCCGCCCTCATCGAGCAGGTTGTCGCACCCGGACTGCGCTCGCGCAATCTCGAGCGGCGCAAGGCGGCGCTCGCCGATCTCGACATGCTGGCCGGCGTCGCGCAGGAGCTCGCGCAGCTCTTGCTCACGCGCGACCTGCGCGAGGTGGCCGAGCGGTGA